In the genome of Pseudomonas fluorescens, the window TCAATCGCGCAACTTCCGCGCTTTTGAAACCTACGCCCTGACCACACTGCTGTACCTGTGCATGGCACTGCTGATCCGCCAGTTGCTGAACTGGATCGGCCACCGCTTCATTGCAAGGAGCAGCCGATGAGCGACTTCACCTTCTGGGACATCGTGCGCAACCTGCTCATGGGTCTGCAATGGACGCTGGCGCTGTCGCTGGTGGCGTTCATTGGCGGCGGGCTGATCGGCTTGCTGATCATGGTCATGCGCATCTCGAAAAAATCCCTGCCGCGCAGTTTCGCCCGAACCTACATCGAACTGTTCCAGGGCACACCGCTGTTGATGCAGCTGTTCCTGGTGTTTTTCGGCGTGGCGTTGGCCGGGATAGAGATTTCGCCGTGGATGGCAGCGGCGATTGCACTGACGTTGTTTACCAGCGCCTATCTGGCGGAGATCTGGCGCGGTTGCGTCGATTCGATTCCCAACGGTCAATGGGAGGCCTCATCGAGCCTGGCGCTGAGCCCGCTGGAACAATTGCGCTATGTGATCCTGCCCCAGGCGCTGCGCATCGCCGTGGCGCCAACCGTGGGTTTTTCGGTGCAAGTAGTCAAAGGCACCGCCGTCACCTCGATCATCGGTTTCACCGAGCTGACCAAGACCGGCGGCATGCTCGCCAACGCCACCTTCGAACCCTTCATGGTCTACGGCCTCGTCGCCCTCGGCTACTTCCTGCTCTGCTACCCCTTGTCGCTCAGTGCGCGTTACCTGGAAAGGAGACTGCATGCCTCTGCTTAGAATTTCCGCCCTGCATAAATATTATGGCGATCACCATGTGCTCAAAGGCATCGACCTGAGCATCGAGGAGGGCCAGGTGGTGGCGATCATCGGTCGCAGCGGCTCGGGCAAGTCCACTTTGCTGCGCACCCTCAACGGCCTGGAGTCGATCAACGACGGCGTGATCGAAGTCGACGGCGAGTACCTCGACGCCGCCCGCGCCGATCTGCGCAGCCTGCGGCAGAAAGTCGGCATGGTGTTCCAGCAGTTCAATCTGTTCCCGCACCTGACCGTCGGCGAGAACGTCATGCTCGCGCCGCAAGTGGTGCAGAAAGTACCGAAAGCCAAGGCCGCCGAACTGGCGCGGCAGATGCTGGAAAGAGTCGGGCTGGGGGAAAAGTTCGATGCCTTCCCTGATCGGCTGTCCGGCGGACAGCAACAGCGGGTAGCGATTGCCCGGGCACTGGCGATGTCGCCGAAGGTTTTGCTGTGCGACGAAATCACCTCGGCCCTGGACCCGGAACTGGTCAACGAAGTGCTGAGCGTGGTCCGGCAACTGGCCAGGGAGGGCATGACGCTGATCATGGTCACCCACGAAATGCGCTTCGCCCGGGAGGTTGGGGATAAGTTGGTGTTCATGCACCAGGGCAAGGTGCATGAGGTTGGGGATCCGAAAGCACTGTTCGCCAACCCGCAGACGGCGGAGCTGGCGAATTTCATCGGGACGGTTGAGGCGGCGGGCTGAAGATCTTCGGTGTCTGGAAGGCCGCCATCGCTAGCAGGCTAGCTCCCACAGAGGTACGCATTCCAATGTGGGAGCGAGCCTGCTCGCGATTGACCGCGCAGCGGTCACCGGTTTGCATGCACTGGATCAAGGCTTTGAACACTGTGCGTTGGCGCCAGCCTTTGATCGTGGCACGATGTCGAGGTTATCGACCGAGACCCCTGACCATGCCGCAATCCCAAGCCAAGAATCTGTCCCTGATCGCCGCAATCGACCTGGGCTCCAACAGCTTTCACATGGTCGTGGCCAAGTCCCAGAACGACGAGATCCGAATTCTCGAGCGTCTCGGGGAGAAGGTTCAGCTGGCCGCTGGCATCGACGAAGAACGCCATCTCAACGAAGAATCGATGCAGCGCGGGCTCGACTGCCTCAAGCGCTTCGCCCAACTGATCAGCGGTATGCCCACCGGCGCCGTTCGTATCGTCGGCACCAACGCCTTGCGTGAAGCCCGCAACCGTGCCGAATTCATCCGTCGCGCCGAAGAAATTCTCGGCCACCCGGTGGAAGTCATTTCCGGCCGTGAAGAAGCGCGCCTGATCTACCTCGGCGTGTCCCACACCCTCGCTGATACCCCGGGCAAGCGCCTGGTGGCCGACATCGGCGGCGGCAGTACCGAATTCATCATTGGCCAGCGCTTCGAACCGCTGCTGCGCGAAAGCCTGCAGATGGGTTGCGTCAGCTACACCCAGCGCTATTTCAAGGACGGCAAGATCACCCCGGCCCGTTACGCCCAGGCGTACACCGCGGCACGGTTGGAGATTATGAGCATCGAACACGCCCTGCACCGCCTGACCTGGGATGAAGCCATCGGCTCCTCGGGCACCATCCGCGCCATCGGCCTGGCGCTGAAGGCTGGCGGCCATGGTACCGGCGAGGTCAATGCCGAAGGCCTGGCCTGGCTGAAGCGCAAACTGATCAAGATGGGCGACGTCGAAAAAATCGATTTCGAAGGTATCAAGCCGGATCGCCGGGCGATCTTCCCGGCGGGCCTGGCGATCCTCGAAGCGATCTTCGACGCCCTCGAACTGCAACGCATGGATCACTGCGAAGGCGCCCTGCGCGAAGGCGTGCTCTATGACCTGCTGGGCCGCCATCATCACGAAGACGTGCGCGAGCGCACCCTCACTTCGCTGATGGAGCGCTACCACGTCGACCAGGAACAGGCGATACGGGTCGAGCGCAAGGCGCTGCATGCGTTCGACCAGGTGGCGCAGGATTGGGATCTGGAAGACGGCGTCTGGCGCGAACTGCTCGGCTGGGCGGCCAAGGTCCATGAAGTGGGCCTGGACATCGCTCACTACCAGTACCACAAGCACGGTGCCTACCTGATCGAGCATTCGGACCTCGCCGGGTTCTCCCGCGAAGACCAGTTGATGCTCGCGCTGCTGGTACGCGGTCACCGCCGCAACATTCCCAAGGACAGGTTCGCCGATTTCGGCGACGACGGCATCAAGCTGATTCGCCTGTGCGCGCTGCTGCGCTTTGCGATCCTGTTCCACCACATCCGTGGCACCCAGCAAATGCCCCAGGTGGAATTGAACGCCAATGGCAACCACCTGGAAGTGGTGTTCCCGGAAAACTGGCTGGACGAAAACCAGCTGACCCAGGCCGACTTCGAAATCGAAGCGCAATGGCTGACCCGGGTCGACATTGTGTTGACCGCTCGCTGAAATTGAAAAAGGCCTTCTTCGGAAGGCCTTTTTTGTGTTCGAGATTCAGCAAGCGACACAGCCCCATGTGGGAGCGAGCCTGCTCGCGAAGAGGCCGTCAGCGCCAACATCAATGTTGACTGTTAGGCCGCCTTCGCGAGCAAGCCCGCTCCCACAGGTTCCATGTTACCGAACAGCCAGAATCGGGCTACCCAAACGTTCCAGCAATGTCGCCTGGGCGCTGCGCGGGTTCTGGTTGCCGGTCGGCGTGTTACGGATGTAACGACCGTCCGACTGCAGGCTCCAGCTGTGGGTGTTATCGGTCAGATACAACTCCAGTTCTTTCTTGACCCGCATGATCAGCTTCTTGCCTTCCACCGGGAAGCAAGTCTCGACGCGCTTGTCGAGGTTGCGTTCCATCCAGTCGGCACTGGACAGGTACATCTGCTCGTCGCCACCGTTGAGGAAGTAGAAGACCCGGGTGTGTTCCAGGAAGCGGCCAATGATCGAACGCACGTGGATGTTGTGGGAAACCCCGGCAATGCCCGGCCGCAGGCAGCACATGCCACGCACCACCAGATCGATACGCACACCTGACTGGCTGGCCTTGTACAGCGCGCGGATGATCTTCGGATCGGTCAGCGAGTTGAACTTGGCGATGATGTGCGCCGGTTTGCCGTCGAGGGCGAACTGGGTCTCCCGGGCAATCATGTCGAGCATGCCCTTTTTCAGAGTGAACGGCGCGTGCAGCAGCTTCTTCATGCGCAGCGTTTTACCCATGCCGATCAACTGGCTGAACAGTTTGCCGACGTCTTCGCACAAGGCGTCGTCGGAGGTCAGCAGACTGTAGTCGGTATACAGGCGGGCGTTGCCGGCGTGGTAGTTACCGGTGCCGAGGTGCGCGTAACGCACGATCTCTCCGGCCTCGCGACGCAGGATCAGCATCATCTTGGCGTGGGTCTTGAAGCCGACCACACCGTAGATCACCACCGCACCGGCCGCTTGCAGACGGCTGGCCAGTTGCAGGTTGGACTCCTCGTCGAACCGCGCGCGCAATTCGATCACCGCCGTGACTTCCTTGCCGTTACGCGCCGCATCCACCAGCGCATCGACGATTTCCGAGTTGGCGCCGGAACGGTACAGGGTCTGGCGCACCGCCAACACGTGCGGGTCCTTGGCGGCCTGGCGCAGCAGGTCGACCACCGGGGTGAACGACTCGAACGGGTGCAGCAGCAGGATGTCCTGCTTGCTGATCACGCTGAAAATGTTCTCGCTGTTCTGCAGCAGTTTCGGAATCTGCGGGGTGAACGGCAGGTATTGCAGCTCGCGCTGACTGTCCAGGCCGGTGATGCTGAACAGCCGCGTCAGGTTCACCGGACCGTTGACCTGATACAACTCCGTCTCGCTCAGGTTGAATTGCTTGAGCAGGTAGTCGGACAGGTGTTTCGGGCACGTGTCGGCCACTTCCAGACGTACTGCATCGCCATAGCGACGGGAGAACAGTTCGCCGCGCAAGGCGCGGGCCAGGTCTTCGACGTCTTCGGAGTCCAGTGCCAGGTCGGCGTTCCGGGTCAGGCGGAACTGGTAGCAGCCCTTGACCTTCATGCCCTGGAACAGGTCATCGGCGTGAGCGTGAATCATCGACGACAGGAATACATAGTTGTCGCCAGCGCCGCCGACTTCTTCCGGCACCTTGATGATCCGCGGCAGCAAGCGTGGCGCCGGGATGATCGCCAGACCGGAATCGCGGCCAAAGGCGTCGATGCCTTCGAGCTCGACGATGAAGTTCAGGCTCTTGTTCACCAGCAACGGAAACGGGTGCGTCGGGTCGAGGCCGATCGGGGTGATGATCGGTGCGATCTCGTCACGGAAATAGCGGCGGACCCAGGTCTTGAGCTTGGTCGTCCAGTTACGGCGACGGATGAAGCGGACCTGATGTTTTTCCAGCTCCGGCAACAGAATGTCGTTGAGGATCGCGTACTGGCGATCGACGTGACCGTGGACCAATTCGCTGATGCGCGCCAGCGCCTGATGCGGTTGCAGACCATCGGCACCGGCCTGTTCACGGGCGAAGGTGATCTGCTTCTTGAGGCCGGCGACACGAATCTCGAAGAACTCGTCCAGGTTGCTGGAGAAGATCAACAGAAACTTCAGCCGCTCCAGCAATGGGTAGGACTCGTCCAGCGCCTGCTCCAGCACGCGGATGTTGAACTGCAGTTGCGAGAGCTCGCGGTGGATGTACAGGCTGCTGTCATCCAGGCCGGGAATGGCCAGCGCCGGCGCTGGCGCTGTCACGGCGGTTTCGACGACCGCCGCGGGCGGAGCTGGCTCCAGCTCCGGCGGGGTCTCGTCGACTTGCTCCACCACAGGTTGAGCGTCTTTTACGGCAACTTCAGTGAGTACTTCGGTATTCATCGAATGTTCCTGGGAGGGCTATTTTTGCTCTCGTAACAATTGAGCGGCACGAACGGCAAAGTACGTCAGGATGCCATCAGCCCCTGCACGTTTGAAAGCGGTCAGGGACTCGAGGATAACCCCTTCGCTCAACCAGCCATTCTGGATCGCCGCCATGTGCATGGCGTATTCGCCGCTGACTTGATAAACAAACGTCGGCACTTTGAATTCTTCTTTTACCCGGCACAGGATGTCCAGGTACGGCATGCCCGGCTTGACCATGACCATGTCTGCACCTTCTGACAAGTCCGCCGCCACTTCGTGCAGGGCTTCGTTGCTGTTGGCCGGGTCCATCTGATAGGAGGCCTTGTTGGCCTTGCCCAGGTTCAATGCCGAACCGACCGCATCGCGGAACGGGCCGTAATAGGCGCTGGCGTACTTCGCCGAGTAGGCCATGATCCGCACGTTGACGTGACCGGCCACTTCGAGGGCTTCGCGGATCGCCTGGATGCGACCGTCCATCATGTCCGACGGCGCCACGACCTGAGCGCCGGCTTCGGCGTGGGACAGGGCTTGCCTGACCAGTGCGTCGACAGTGATGTCGTTCTGCACGTAGCCCTCTTCATCAAGAATGCCGTCCTGGCCGTGGGTGGTGAACGGGTCCAGGGCGACGTCGGTGATCACGCCCAGCTCAGGGAATCGCGCACGCAGCGCACGGGTCGCGCGTTGGGCGATGCCTTCGGGGTTCCACGCTTCGGCGGCGTCCAGGGACTTGAGTTCCGCGGGTGTCACCGGGAACAGCGCCAGCGCCGGAATCCCCAGTTCGACCCACTTGGCTGCTTCTTCCAGCAACAGGTCGATGGTCAGGCGTTCAACGCCCGGCATCGAGGCCACCGCTTCGCGACGGTTTTCACCGTCCAGCACGAACACCGGCAGGATCAGGTCATCGACGGTCAGGACGTTTTCACGGACCAGGCGACGCGAGAAGTCGTCACGACGGTTGCGGCGCAGGCGGGTTGCGGGGAACAAGCGGTTGGCGGGGGTAAAGCTCACGGCAGACTCCTGAGCCCGCGCTTACGGGCGAGCGTGACAGTTATAAGCGGCCATTATGACGAACGTATTACAGTTGTGTGCATCCCTGTGACAGGTAGCCGCATTCCATTGTCGTTGTAGGAAATGTTCACGTCGAGACACATTTGGACACTTTCCTGAATGTGTCCGAAGGGTTAGGCTGCGCGTTCATTTCGCCAGCACCCAGACAATGCTCCAACAATTTCTGCATGACTTCGGCTACTTTGCCCTTTTTCTAGGCACGTTCTTCGAAGGCGAAACCATCCTGGTACTCGCGGGCTTCCTCGCGTTCCGTGGATACATGGACATCAACCTGGTGGTGGTCGTGGCCTTCTTCGGCAGCTATGCCGGCGACCAGCTGTGGTATTTCCTTGGACGCAAGCACGGCCGCAAACTGCTGGCGCGCAAACCCCGCTGGCAGATGATGGGTGACCGGGCGCTGGAACACATTCGCAAGCACCCGGACATCTGGGTCCTGAGTTTCCGCTTCGTCTACGGTTTGCGCACGGTCATGCCGGTGGCCATTGGGCTGTCGGGCTATCCGCCGGGCCGTTACCTGCTGCTCAACGGCATTGGTGCAGCGATCTGGGCCACAGCCCTGGCGGCCGCCGCTTACCATTTCGGCGCCGTGCTTGAAGGCATGCTCGGCAGTGTGAAGAAGTATGAACTCTGGGTGCTCGGTGCGCTGCTGGTCCTGGGCTTCGTGCTGTGGCTGCGTCGGCGCTTCAAGAATGCCCGCCTGGCCAAACAGGTCTACGCCGACGAACAAGCCCTGAAAGCTACGCGGACCAGCACCGAAGGCCCTACGACGCCAACCGAGTGATGCGGTTTCTGCAACAGTAGAGACCGATGCCGCTCAACAGGCTGTAGCTGAGCAGGCCGACCCAGCCCACCGCGCCGGCCGGCCACAGCCCCACCATCGGGGCCAGCCATGCCAATGGCAGATTCGACGCCAGCCGCACCAGCTCCAGCTTCAACGCCCACGGGCGATTCTCCAGGGCCACGCCCAGCACAAACAGACCCAGCGCCACCGCTCCCCAGCCCAACACCAGGGCGGCGACTGGCAGCTTCGATTCAAGACTCATCAAGTAACTGCCCAGCGCGATGTAGACGCAGAACTGCAAGAGGACGTAGAGCTGCTGACGCCCGTCCAGCGCCACCTCGAATTTGCGAAACTGACTCAGGTCCGGCTTTTTCATCGGGTATCTGGCCGCCACGTCCGCCGGGCGCCAGCCAGTGCGCATGAACCAGATCCGCAGCTTGTCCCAAGTGCTTTCGGTACGCCGCGCGTCTGCCCACAACTGCGCGTAGAACTGCACGTTCGCCCACACGGGGTTCCAGCTCGCCAGCGGCGTGGTCACGCCGAAGATCACCGGCTCGTTGTCGACTTCTTCCTGGAACGAGCCGAACAGACGGTCCCAAATAATGAACACACCGCCGTAGTTGCGATCCATGTAGAGAGCGTTCTGTGCATGGTGGGCCCGATGATTGGACGGCGTGACAAAGAACCATTCGAACCAGCCAAGCTTGGGAATGTGCCGCGTGTGCACCCAGAACTGGTACAGCAGGTTCAGCGCCGCGACGCTGACGAACACCAGCAGCGGCACGCCGAACACCGCCATCGGCAGATAGAAGATCCAGCTCAGCAGGAATCCGGTACTGGTCTGGCGCAACGCCGTGGACAGGTTGTAGTCCTCGCTCTGGTGATGCACCGAATGGGCGGCCCAGAGGATGTTGCGCTCGTGGCCCATGCGGTGCAGCCAGTAGTAGCAGAAATCGTAGAAGACAAAGGCAAACACCCAGGTCCAGACGCTGTCGGCCGACAGCTCGAACAGTGCCAGGTGCTTGAGAGCGAAGGCATAGGTCACCAGCCCCACACCCTTGGTCAACAGACCCGTGGTGGTCGACAGTACGCCGGTACTGATGCTGTTGATCGCGTCCGCCACCCGATAATTGCTTACCCCGCGCCAACGGTCGGCCAGCAGCTCGACGGCGATCAGCACAAAGAAAAACGGCACCGCATACAGAATGAAGTCCATGACGCGCCCTGATCGGAATCTTGAGGACAGATGCTATGTGCAGCGGTGAATTAACCCTATGGCAACGCGGGACAAATTAGTGGACATTTAACGCCATGAATCTGGAGAAAAGCCCATGAGCAAAAAAGTTGCAGTGATCCTTTCCGGTTGTGGCGTGTACGACGGCGCCGAGCTCCACGAGAGCGTCATCACCCTGCTGCGCCTGGACCAGCGCGGGGCTCAGGTGCAGTGTTTCGCACCTAACATCGCGCAGTTGCATGTGATCAACCACCTGACCGGCGAAGAAATGCCCGAATCGCGCAACGTGCTGGTGGAATCAGCGCGGATTGCCCGGGGCAACATCAAGGATATCCGTGACGCGAACGTCGATGAGTTCGATGCGCTGATCGTGCCCGGCGGCTTCGGCTCGGCCAAGAACCTGTCCAACTTCGCCATCGAAGGCGCCGGCTGCACCGTTCAACCGGATGTCCTGGCATTGACCGAAGCCTTTGCCGAGGCTGGCAAACCAGTGGGGTTGATGTGCATCTCCCCTGCCCTGGCGGCAAAGATCTACGGCCCTGGCGTCACCTGCACCATCGGCAACGACACCGACACGGCTGCGGCGATGAACAAGATGGGCGCGACCCATACCGATTGCGCGGTCAGTGAGATCGTCGAGGACAAGGCGCGCAAGCTGGTGAGCACACCGGCTTACATGCTGGCGCAATCGATCAGTGAAGCGGCGTCGGGAATCAATAAGCTGGTCGACCGCGTGCTCGAACTGACCCACGAAAACGACGCCTGACACGCTCCCACAGGGTTCTTGGCAAAGGTCAGGCTTTGCGTGTGAGCCGGGTCAAAATCCGGTCCAGCGCATTGGCAAACGCCTGCTTCTCACGGTCGCCAAACGGCGCCGGCCCACCACCCATTTGCCCCTGTTCGCGCAAATCCGTGAACAGGTTGCGAACCGCCAGCCGCTCGCCCATGTTCTGCGTATCAAACTCCTTGCCCCGTGGGTCGAGCGCTGCCACGCCCTTCTTCACCAGGCGATCGGCCAGCGGCACATCGCTGCAGATCACCAGCTCACCAGGCACCGCGTGTTCCACCAGGTAGTCATCGGCCGCATCCGGTCCGCTCGGCACCACGATCAGCTTGACCAGTGCCAGCCCCGGTTTGATCTGCGGCTGCCCGGCCACCAGCACCACTTCGAACTGGCGCTTGAGGGCGAACTTCACCACCAGATCCTTGGCTGCCCGCGGACAAGCGTCGGCATCGATCCACACACGCATTGGTTTTTCCTCTTCCAAAAAAATCGCGAGCAGGCTCGCTCCCACAGGTTATACCCAATCCTGTGGGAGCGAGCCTGCTCGCGAATATGAGCGCAGCGAATGCTGTTCTTCAGGAAACCTGCACCCGCTGCCTCTCAACCACCCGACTGCGACCATACAACACGACAATCGCAATGATCGCCACTGCCTGGGCGCTCAGCGAATACGCATCGGCATGGATCCCCAACCATTCAAAGTCAAAGAACGGCACCGGCCGCGTGCCGAAAATCCCGGCTTCCTGCAGCGCTTTCACTCCATGCCCGGCAAACACCACCGACAATGCGCACAAAAGACCGGCGTTGATGCTGAAGAATAGCGCCAGCGGCAACTTCGCCGAACCGCGCAAAATCACCCAGGCCAGGCCGACCAGCAGCACCAGCGCCGTGGCCCCACCGGCCAGCACGGCGTTGTGCCCCGCGGGGCCTGCCTGCAACCACAGGGTTTCGTAGAACAGAATCACTTCGAACAGCTCGCGATACACCGAGAAGAACGCCAGGGTCGCAAAACCGAAACGCCCGCCGCCACCCACCAGGCTGGTCTTGATGTAATCCTGCCAGGCTGCCGCGTGACGACGGTCATGCATCCACACGCCCAGCCACAGCACCATGACGCTGGCAAACAACGCCGTCGCGCCCTCCAGCAACTCGCGCTGCGAACCGCTGACATCAATCACATAGGCTGCCAGCGCCCAGGTGCCCAGCCCCGCCACAAACGCCAGGCCCCAGCCGACGTTAACGCTGCGCACCGCCGCCTGTTGATCCGTGTTACGCAGGAAAGCAAGGATCGCCGCCAGCACCAGAATCGCTTCCAGACCTTCGCGCAGCAGAATCAGCAGGCCGGAAATGTAACTCAGCGACCAGCTCAAACCCTCGTTGCCCAACAGGCCGGCCGATGCCTTCAACTTGTCCTTGGCCACGTCCAGGCGCTGCTCGACCTCGCTCACCGGCAGGCCATCCTGCAACGACTGACGGTAGGCCATCAGGGATTTTTCAGTGTCTTTACGCACGTTGGCGTCAATGTTATCCAGCGAGCTCTCAACCAACTCGAAGCCTTCCAGATACGCCGCTACCGATAAGTCATAAGCCTGATCATGCTCACCGGCACGATACGCCGCGATGCTCTTGTCCAGAGTGGCTGCGGTGTAGTCGAGCAGTTGTGCCGGGCCACGCTTGACCTGCGGCGGTTGCGCCCGCTGGGAACGGAAGGTCGCGGCGGCTTGCAGGCCTTCGACGGCCAGCACCTCGGCCGGGGTCTGACGAGCCAGGTCGGCGATGTTGTAGGTCTTTTCAGCCTTGGCCGTCGCCGGGTCAACACTGAAGCTGGCGATATAGGTGGCCAGGTCCCAACGCTGACGATCATCCAGCTGATCGGCGAAGGCTGGCATGTCGGTGCCTTCGACCCCGAGGCCCAGGGTGCTGTAGATCGCGTAGAGACTCAGGTGATCCAGACGCGCGTTATCGCGCAGATTGGCCGGTGGCGGCGTCAGACCGACACCTGCCGGACCATCACCCGCCCCGGCATCGCCATGGCACACCGAGCAATGCTGGGCGTACAGCGGCGCCCCACGGGTCGGGTCCGGGGTAATGATCGGGGCCTGGCTGACT includes:
- a CDS encoding amino acid ABC transporter permease, translating into MSDFTFWDIVRNLLMGLQWTLALSLVAFIGGGLIGLLIMVMRISKKSLPRSFARTYIELFQGTPLLMQLFLVFFGVALAGIEISPWMAAAIALTLFTSAYLAEIWRGCVDSIPNGQWEASSSLALSPLEQLRYVILPQALRIAVAPTVGFSVQVVKGTAVTSIIGFTELTKTGGMLANATFEPFMVYGLVALGYFLLCYPLSLSARYLERRLHASA
- a CDS encoding amino acid ABC transporter ATP-binding protein → MPLLRISALHKYYGDHHVLKGIDLSIEEGQVVAIIGRSGSGKSTLLRTLNGLESINDGVIEVDGEYLDAARADLRSLRQKVGMVFQQFNLFPHLTVGENVMLAPQVVQKVPKAKAAELARQMLERVGLGEKFDAFPDRLSGGQQQRVAIARALAMSPKVLLCDEITSALDPELVNEVLSVVRQLAREGMTLIMVTHEMRFAREVGDKLVFMHQGKVHEVGDPKALFANPQTAELANFIGTVEAAG
- the ppx gene encoding exopolyphosphatase; the protein is MPQSQAKNLSLIAAIDLGSNSFHMVVAKSQNDEIRILERLGEKVQLAAGIDEERHLNEESMQRGLDCLKRFAQLISGMPTGAVRIVGTNALREARNRAEFIRRAEEILGHPVEVISGREEARLIYLGVSHTLADTPGKRLVADIGGGSTEFIIGQRFEPLLRESLQMGCVSYTQRYFKDGKITPARYAQAYTAARLEIMSIEHALHRLTWDEAIGSSGTIRAIGLALKAGGHGTGEVNAEGLAWLKRKLIKMGDVEKIDFEGIKPDRRAIFPAGLAILEAIFDALELQRMDHCEGALREGVLYDLLGRHHHEDVRERTLTSLMERYHVDQEQAIRVERKALHAFDQVAQDWDLEDGVWRELLGWAAKVHEVGLDIAHYQYHKHGAYLIEHSDLAGFSREDQLMLALLVRGHRRNIPKDRFADFGDDGIKLIRLCALLRFAILFHHIRGTQQMPQVELNANGNHLEVVFPENWLDENQLTQADFEIEAQWLTRVDIVLTAR
- the ppk1 gene encoding polyphosphate kinase 1, with the protein product MNTEVLTEVAVKDAQPVVEQVDETPPELEPAPPAAVVETAVTAPAPALAIPGLDDSSLYIHRELSQLQFNIRVLEQALDESYPLLERLKFLLIFSSNLDEFFEIRVAGLKKQITFAREQAGADGLQPHQALARISELVHGHVDRQYAILNDILLPELEKHQVRFIRRRNWTTKLKTWVRRYFRDEIAPIITPIGLDPTHPFPLLVNKSLNFIVELEGIDAFGRDSGLAIIPAPRLLPRIIKVPEEVGGAGDNYVFLSSMIHAHADDLFQGMKVKGCYQFRLTRNADLALDSEDVEDLARALRGELFSRRYGDAVRLEVADTCPKHLSDYLLKQFNLSETELYQVNGPVNLTRLFSITGLDSQRELQYLPFTPQIPKLLQNSENIFSVISKQDILLLHPFESFTPVVDLLRQAAKDPHVLAVRQTLYRSGANSEIVDALVDAARNGKEVTAVIELRARFDEESNLQLASRLQAAGAVVIYGVVGFKTHAKMMLILRREAGEIVRYAHLGTGNYHAGNARLYTDYSLLTSDDALCEDVGKLFSQLIGMGKTLRMKKLLHAPFTLKKGMLDMIARETQFALDGKPAHIIAKFNSLTDPKIIRALYKASQSGVRIDLVVRGMCCLRPGIAGVSHNIHVRSIIGRFLEHTRVFYFLNGGDEQMYLSSADWMERNLDKRVETCFPVEGKKLIMRVKKELELYLTDNTHSWSLQSDGRYIRNTPTGNQNPRSAQATLLERLGSPILAVR
- the hemB gene encoding porphobilinogen synthase, whose amino-acid sequence is MSFTPANRLFPATRLRRNRRDDFSRRLVRENVLTVDDLILPVFVLDGENRREAVASMPGVERLTIDLLLEEAAKWVELGIPALALFPVTPAELKSLDAAEAWNPEGIAQRATRALRARFPELGVITDVALDPFTTHGQDGILDEEGYVQNDITVDALVRQALSHAEAGAQVVAPSDMMDGRIQAIREALEVAGHVNVRIMAYSAKYASAYYGPFRDAVGSALNLGKANKASYQMDPANSNEALHEVAADLSEGADMVMVKPGMPYLDILCRVKEEFKVPTFVYQVSGEYAMHMAAIQNGWLSEGVILESLTAFKRAGADGILTYFAVRAAQLLREQK
- a CDS encoding DedA family protein → MLQQFLHDFGYFALFLGTFFEGETILVLAGFLAFRGYMDINLVVVVAFFGSYAGDQLWYFLGRKHGRKLLARKPRWQMMGDRALEHIRKHPDIWVLSFRFVYGLRTVMPVAIGLSGYPPGRYLLLNGIGAAIWATALAAAAYHFGAVLEGMLGSVKKYELWVLGALLVLGFVLWLRRRFKNARLAKQVYADEQALKATRTSTEGPTTPTE
- a CDS encoding sterol desaturase family protein, giving the protein MDFILYAVPFFFVLIAVELLADRWRGVSNYRVADAINSISTGVLSTTTGLLTKGVGLVTYAFALKHLALFELSADSVWTWVFAFVFYDFCYYWLHRMGHERNILWAAHSVHHQSEDYNLSTALRQTSTGFLLSWIFYLPMAVFGVPLLVFVSVAALNLLYQFWVHTRHIPKLGWFEWFFVTPSNHRAHHAQNALYMDRNYGGVFIIWDRLFGSFQEEVDNEPVIFGVTTPLASWNPVWANVQFYAQLWADARRTESTWDKLRIWFMRTGWRPADVAARYPMKKPDLSQFRKFEVALDGRQQLYVLLQFCVYIALGSYLMSLESKLPVAALVLGWGAVALGLFVLGVALENRPWALKLELVRLASNLPLAWLAPMVGLWPAGAVGWVGLLSYSLLSGIGLYCCRNRITRLAS
- the elbB gene encoding isoprenoid biosynthesis glyoxalase ElbB, producing MSKKVAVILSGCGVYDGAELHESVITLLRLDQRGAQVQCFAPNIAQLHVINHLTGEEMPESRNVLVESARIARGNIKDIRDANVDEFDALIVPGGFGSAKNLSNFAIEGAGCTVQPDVLALTEAFAEAGKPVGLMCISPALAAKIYGPGVTCTIGNDTDTAAAMNKMGATHTDCAVSEIVEDKARKLVSTPAYMLAQSISEAASGINKLVDRVLELTHENDA
- a CDS encoding YaiI/YqxD family protein, whose amino-acid sequence is MRVWIDADACPRAAKDLVVKFALKRQFEVVLVAGQPQIKPGLALVKLIVVPSGPDAADDYLVEHAVPGELVICSDVPLADRLVKKGVAALDPRGKEFDTQNMGERLAVRNLFTDLREQGQMGGGPAPFGDREKQAFANALDRILTRLTRKA
- a CDS encoding cytochrome c/FTR1 family iron permease; this encodes MIAPSRFLAWLIAPVFALCSLNLLADTVEGAPQALHLLDYIGADYPQAVQAGKVVNESEYREQLEFVQALQGLVAAMPAKPEKAGLEQGISALRNAITARQDGADVTRQARQLGAKLAVAYEVSQAPIITPDPTRGAPLYAQHCSVCHGDAGAGDGPAGVGLTPPPANLRDNARLDHLSLYAIYSTLGLGVEGTDMPAFADQLDDRQRWDLATYIASFSVDPATAKAEKTYNIADLARQTPAEVLAVEGLQAAATFRSQRAQPPQVKRGPAQLLDYTAATLDKSIAAYRAGEHDQAYDLSVAAYLEGFELVESSLDNIDANVRKDTEKSLMAYRQSLQDGLPVSEVEQRLDVAKDKLKASAGLLGNEGLSWSLSYISGLLILLREGLEAILVLAAILAFLRNTDQQAAVRSVNVGWGLAFVAGLGTWALAAYVIDVSGSQRELLEGATALFASVMVLWLGVWMHDRRHAAAWQDYIKTSLVGGGGRFGFATLAFFSVYRELFEVILFYETLWLQAGPAGHNAVLAGGATALVLLVGLAWVILRGSAKLPLALFFSINAGLLCALSVVFAGHGVKALQEAGIFGTRPVPFFDFEWLGIHADAYSLSAQAVAIIAIVVLYGRSRVVERQRVQVS